The genomic region CCATCCATCGACCACGTGAGTTTAATTGTAGAATATGCCAGAAAGAATCCTTTAACAAAGGCTGACTAAAGCAGTAAATTAAGATGCATGAACcaaacaattacatgtacagCTGATGATTTTGCCCACTAAGTCTCTGCATACATGTTCAAGTATACTCGGAACTCACATACATTATAAACATGTACTTGGGTCGAAATTAATTCGTTATGGACAAACTCACATTACTAAAGATGAGCAGGCAACGttagaaaataacaaaaaaccTTTCTAAGTGAAACAATACGTTAATTCCTAtatacaacagtcttaaataatgtgtattcaaacaagtataaaatacacaaacGCATGTATATATGGATCAGTTCTACTGAGATCATACCATGTATTGCAGTTGCTCAAATCGTAATATCCAATACAAGTTCACTTTTGCAattatgatatttttacaaactacagaacttgatattttattcaataaacaatttatatttaagttttcaatTAAGAAACTATCCactgatatgcatcttctaaggtTGTGTCAGGTATTTTAATGTTTTTCGTGTATTCTAAATCGCAATAATGGTGGTGTTTTGTCTCATCAACCTTTTAATATTATCGTACCAGCTTTACCGTTTTTGATTTTCCATAACACATATTACACGTATATGTCGTTGTTTTGTGCGTTTAACTGGCGTGTTGATAAGAGGTAATCTTTCTTTGTTTGATGGAATGGTACTTTTCGGTTTTTAGAGCGCTAGACACTTAGTTACGCTTTCTTTTTTAATCTTGTTATCCTAAATGTCTATAACTGGCGTCTTGTTACCTGAAAATAGTTAGCATAGGATTCTGTTAAATAAGCATGGTATTCAGTTTAAGGCATATTCAAATAGAAGTATTTCCATACTTcataataaacatgtaaaattacaaTGTACCTTTGAGCTGATGAACTAAACCTAAATAATTCCTCACATATTAATTACTGGGTCAActgcaaaataatacaaaatgtaaactTTTGACATCTTATGAGAAAAAGTTCTTGAACACATTCGCATTAATGTGGAATTAATTCACTACAGTTATCCCGTGTAAAACATTATAACACATGTATGAACTGTGTTTGTCGTTTGCAAGGCAGTACCAAAATATGCTTCAAAgaaagtcagttccaaaaaggaGGTTAAAACCAAAATGGCTTACCGGATGGAAATATCCGTTTCTCCTTAACGAAAAAACGCGAacacgacgccatcttggaagtaaaaTGTTAATTCCAAACAACCTCACTTAAATCCAGCAATCTCCAGTTTACGCATGACACCCCCCTTTAAAATATGGCTATTAAAGTGCATAATACAGTTAATACttgaacatatataaaatatgagaCATCCATTTATATTTACCATCATGGTCATCTATTTGAGTAAAAAAGAAACAATCACGTGATTAAGATTATTTCAATGACATGTGAAAACCTGTATGTGTCCAAGGACAGAGTTTCGACTAATTGATCATTACTTTTTCTTAAATCGGattgtattattaaaaataaattctaTATTTCCAAGATTATGAAATGAATGAAGCACAGTGCAGTTAACACAAATTAGCTTCATTTATAGACAAAAAAGAATTGTATGTAAGCATTCTTCAAAAGGAAACATTAAACTCATTTTCAACTTAACGATTAATGTATCGTGGAAAACCCACTTTGCCCCCACTGAACATTACACGAcactttttaaagatacaaacTCGCGTTAACTTGAAAATGCGCAAAACAACACAAGTttttacttttgttattttattcaCAGGAACAGAGAAAGCAAGtgttgttatgttgttgttgttgttgtgggttttatttttaaaattaccCGATGTTTTCATCAGTGTTCATGTCATAACTATGAAAATTTACTTTTTGTTTGGTTTTTATAGCGAGCGTACGGGTTTAATAATGCACGACCTCCAAAACATGTAGTGATGTGATTCGGTTTCTCATAACAACAAGATGTGATGTGATTAAAAGCAAAATGGCATTTTTAgtctttattttatatttcatctTTCTTACAATTACATATTATAGCAATGCGAGCGGTCAATACCAAGGTTTTGAAGGAATGTTTAAACTCTTAAATTGGAGAACTAGCATTTTTGTCTGCGAGAGTAACACTTCCAAGGGCAAACATGTAGTTATACAGTAAGAATGTAATGTGACTGTCCAAATTTAAATCATAAAGGTTTGAATTCCAATCTCTTGGATAATATTGCGCCCTTAAATTATTCGGATTAGTGTTTTGTTGTAAATAAACACGTAACATGTTATAAGTAGCAGTGTTCAAATTAAGGGCGATACAAACACTAGTTGTTTGCTTTTTGTTTCCGTTTAGattcatagagaatactaggtcggtgccgaataaagcaaagtttattttgcgaggcttagaaaatctaaaccacgagccttggcgagtggttcagattttcgtgccgagcaagataaactttgctttattcggcaccgacctagtattcgatttatcccatcaattttcttagtcgtaaattatttctttaaacatagaataggaaaatcgaactagacggaaaatcccaaagatattttaagcaaacattgtttcattattttaatcgtgtcgagcctaatacattacaaaaagatcagtaaccaacctgtttttcgtttatcatacctttACGTCcccaatttttaagaaataatgaaaaaaagacactaaacaactgcatctttagcgtgaaacaacatgcattgtgtcgtatgacgtatcaataatgacgtcacgagtacgcgcacttaatatttgtaaataatgtttatttgctttttgagttgcattatgtgtaaaaactatattacatcttggtatcaaattgtttgttttgttgaatctgattcgattttactaaaactgattactttatagttgattccgagtaatatgaacattcttcgccgcgcgtgacagctatatttcagcactgctgaaataaaggtaaatttatttcacagtggtttatttcgacaatgcacgtctgatgatgggataaaaaatattttcagtcaAAATGACGGAGCAGCTTAAAAGAAAATTTCTGGACCAGTTAGAATTCTGGATTGGCACGGGACCCAAGATCTTCACCCTGCTTTACAAAATAACCAGAGACGGGTGTAACGCTACAACATTTCACCAGAAGTGTGACAACCAGGGACCAACTGTGACGGTGCTATACAACCCACAGGGCTCAGTGTATGGGGGATATGGGAGTGCCAGTTGGCATAGCACGGGCGCAAACATTCAAGACGGAAATGCATTTCTGTTTCAACTGAAGTTTTCGGGGTCAGAAAAGTTCACGAAATTTCCAGTAGTCAATGGTGCCTATGGTTTGTCTGGTCATGCTACTTATGGTCCGAACTTTGGCGGGGGGGTTGATTTTACAACCTTTAACGGGACAATTAATCATACGGGAGGAGTATTTACACTAAATGGACAAATGAAGATTGGAACCTATTTCAATAACATAGGTCTAACTTCTGATCAGATCAACAACGGAACAAAGGCTGTGACAGAGATGGAGGTCTACCGTGTTATAggttatttaaaaatcattgtataatacatgtatttctttcaATAACTGATGCACGTGATCGCGTCTTGTAAGGCGATCATATTTTTATTAAGGAatgagcattttttaaatgttatgaaaTTTTACTAGACACACCTTATCatgcatgtttatttaataatttaagatGGAGAAATGGACATCATTCATTGGCGAAAGACACCTGAATGGAATGAAAAGGTATTTTTCttctataattaaatattaacatttgaaatGCAAACGTAAATAACGTTTTTATTCTTCTTATTTTACCCAAGCAAATTAAAGAGGAGAGTCGGAAGGTCAAAACAGTAGTTATATACTTTTTACACACATTGTATACATGTCTGTTACTTATGTAAATTAACAAAACCACTGTATTTATTAGTGTTATACACTTGCGTTTAGTGACGCTGAAGTTagatctaatttttttttttcaagtttcgtAAAAGCGTTCATACAAATATACCgatttaaattcaattatttaagttGTTCAAGTTTGCCCCAACATTGTAACGAATAAAATGGaccattttttcttattttatcatTAATTTTGGCTAGCGGTGATATTGCATGGGCGGCAATGGGAGATGAAAAAGTAATTGTGCAGACATATATGTTTAGCTACGACCTTTTagtaatatgtttgaaaacaacCATCTAGTACGATACACTTCTTAATAGCCAATGTGAAAACGTTCTAGGTTGAATGTCTGCATCATTTGTGAAGTGTTATAAATCAATTcgaacaaaatatatttgtagAATATATCCTATTATGACTCTTAACAAAAATCTCtacattaataatttattttttgcaaataccGTTCCGTAATTATACCTATGTGTGAAACATTTATTTCGAAGTGTTTACATAAACAAGAAATTAATAAACGTATCAATTCTATATCAAGTTCCTAGAGACGCTCATGGAAGACATTGTGGCATTCAAGCCTCCACGAGAGATGGGTCTGTCAGAGGTCCGGGTTCTGATGTTGGGTCCTGTGGGGTCGGGAAAGTCAAGCTTCTACAACACGGTCAACTCCGTCTTCAAGGGCCGCATATCACAGAGAGCTCGGAGCGGAAAA from Dreissena polymorpha isolate Duluth1 chromosome 5, UMN_Dpol_1.0, whole genome shotgun sequence harbors:
- the LOC127831642 gene encoding interferon-induced protein 44-like isoform X2; this translates as MMHVSEGDNECIFRCSIFKMTEQLKRKFLDQLEFWIGTGPKIFTLLYKITRDGCNATTFHQKCDNQGPTVTVLYNPQGSVYGGYGSASWHSTGANIQDGNAFLFQLKFSGSEKFTKFPVVNGAYGLSGHATYGPNFGGGVDFTTFNGTINHTGGVFTLNGQMKIGTYFNNIGLTSDQINNGTKAVTEMEVYRVIDGEMDIIHWRKTPEWNEKFLETLMEDIVAFKPPREMGLSEVRVLMLGPVGSGKSSFYNTVNSVFKGRISQRARSGKAVHSITTVYTPHVTKSRSGAALNFRLCDTRGLEVTQGLNILECNYLLDGHVPDYYEFNPALPISSETHGFVHQPSFSDKIHCVVFVVDSSSIEDIPPKLVEKIISVQEIINHKGIPQVVLLNKIDLACRKVSASVGNVFKSASIQEAVEKVSTMFGLQFNNIFPVKNYVSEMELEADTSILALLALRQILYLTEDYMEGLQEKMKRVKVSAVKFKQSSEKATDKE
- the LOC127831642 gene encoding interferon-induced protein 44-like isoform X3 — its product is MVKGLTVKMTEQLKRKFLDQLEFWIGTGPKIFTLLYKITRDGCNATTFHQKCDNQGPTVTVLYNPQGSVYGGYGSASWHSTGANIQDGNAFLFQLKFSGSEKFTKFPVVNGAYGLSGHATYGPNFGGGVDFTTFNGTINHTGGVFTLNGQMKIGTYFNNIGLTSDQINNGTKAVTEMEVYRVIDGEMDIIHWRKTPEWNEKFLETLMEDIVAFKPPREMGLSEVRVLMLGPVGSGKSSFYNTVNSVFKGRISQRARSGKAVHSITTVYTPHVTKSRSGAALNFRLCDTRGLEVTQGLNILECNYLLDGHVPDYYEFNPALPISSETHGFVHQPSFSDKIHCVVFVVDSSSIEDIPPKLVEKIISVQEIINHKGIPQVVLLNKIDLACRKVSASVGNVFKSASIQEAVEKVSTMFGLQFNNIFPVKNYVSEMELEADTSILALLALRQILYLTEDYMEGLQEKMKRVKVSAVKFKQSSEKATDKE
- the LOC127831642 gene encoding interferon-induced protein 44-like isoform X4, giving the protein MTEQLKRKFLDQLEFWIGTGPKIFTLLYKITRDGCNATTFHQKCDNQGPTVTVLYNPQGSVYGGYGSASWHSTGANIQDGNAFLFQLKFSGSEKFTKFPVVNGAYGLSGHATYGPNFGGGVDFTTFNGTINHTGGVFTLNGQMKIGTYFNNIGLTSDQINNGTKAVTEMEVYRVIDGEMDIIHWRKTPEWNEKFLETLMEDIVAFKPPREMGLSEVRVLMLGPVGSGKSSFYNTVNSVFKGRISQRARSGKAVHSITTVYTPHVTKSRSGAALNFRLCDTRGLEVTQGLNILECNYLLDGHVPDYYEFNPALPISSETHGFVHQPSFSDKIHCVVFVVDSSSIEDIPPKLVEKIISVQEIINHKGIPQVVLLNKIDLACRKVSASVGNVFKSASIQEAVEKVSTMFGLQFNNIFPVKNYVSEMELEADTSILALLALRQILYLTEDYMEGLQEKMKRVKVSAVKFKQSSEKATDKE